A single Muntiacus reevesi chromosome 9, mMunRee1.1, whole genome shotgun sequence DNA region contains:
- the LOC136175836 gene encoding olfactory receptor 52A5-like → MPEALKFKKWKGIGDETAISLLDSTDQIAMLRPNGSVFMPSVLTLIGIPGLESVQCWIGIPFCVMYLMAVLGNTLILLIIKFENSLHSPMYIFLAMLGATDIALSTCILPKMLGIFWFHLIEISFEACLLQMWLLHSFQGIESGVLLAMALDRYVAICNPLRHASIFSQKLLTHIGVGVTLRAAILGAPCLVLIKYRLKFYRTTVVSHSYCEHMAIVKLAIEDIRINKIYGLFVAFTILGFDIIFITLSYIQIFITVFQLPQKEARFKAFNTCIAHICVFLQFYLLGFFSFFTHRFGSHIPPYVHILLSNLYLLVPPFLNPIVYGVKTKQIRDHVLTIFVCSKHLNH, encoded by the exons ATGCCCGAGGCTTTAA AGTTTAAGAAATGGAAG GGAATAGGAGATGAAACAGCAATATCCCTACTTGATTCTACTGACCAAATCGCCATGCTCAGACCCAATGGCTCAGTCTTCATGCCCTCTGTATTAACACTCATCGGGATTCCTGGCCTGGAGTCAGTGCAGTGCTGGATCGGGATTCCGTTCTGTGTCATGTATCTTATGGCAGTACTTGGGAATACTCTAATTTTACTGATAATCAAATTTGAAAACAGCCTCCATAGTCCTATGTACATTTTTCTCGCTATGTTGGGGGCCACAGACATCGCACTTAGCACTTGTATTCTCCCCAAAATGTTAGGCATCTTCTGGTTTCATTTGATAGAGATTTCTTTTGAAGCCTGTCTTCTACAAATGTGGCTTCTTCACTCATTCCAGGGAATTGAATCAGGTGTCCTACTAGCGATGGCCCTAgatcgctatgtggccatctgtaatcCCTTGAGACATGCCAGCATCTTCTCCCAAAAACTCTTGACTCACATTGGGGTTGGGGTGACACTCAGGGCTGCCATACTTGGAGCACCATGCCTGGTTCTAATCAAATATCGTCTCAAATTCTACCGAACCACAGTCGTCTCCCACTCCTACTGTGAGCACATGGCCATTGTGAAGCTGGCTATTGAAGATATACGGATCAACAAGATCTATGGTCTGTTTGTTGCCTTCACTATCTTAGGATTTGACATAATCTTTATCACTTTGTCCTACATTCAGATCTTTATTACTGTCTTTCAACTGCCCCAGAAGGAGGCAAGATTCAAAGCCTTTAATACATGTATCGCTCATATTTGTGTCTTCCTGCAGTTTTACCTCCTtggcttcttctctttcttcacacATAGATTTGGTTCTCACATACCACCATATGTTCATATCCTTTTATCTAACCTTTACCTGTTAGTTCCACCTTTTCTCAACCCAATCGTCTATGGAGTGAAGACCAAACAAATCCGTGACCATGTGCTAACAATATTTGTATGCTCCAAACATCTTAATCACTAG